The nucleotide window GGAGGTAAATGGAGAGCTGGTGGGCATTATGGGAATGGAGCCAATCAAAGATGTTACCCTCATCCGCCATGCCTACGTCCTCCCGGAATGGCAGGGGCAGGGAATTGCCAGCCGCCTGCTGGACTACATCAAGCGCCTTTTTACCGGCTCCCGGTTGCTGGTGGGGACATGGGCGGACGCCAGCCGGGCGATTTCTTTTTACCAGAAACACGGGTTTCGCCTTATGCCTGATAAAGACCAGCTGCTGGAGACTTACTGGGATATTCCCCGGCGCCAGATTGAAACCTCCGTGGTGCTGGG belongs to Chloroflexota bacterium and includes:
- a CDS encoding GNAT family N-acetyltransferase, with the protein product MIRQCRASDAQRMYFIINKAAEAYEGVIPADCYQQPYMPMDELIGEIERVIFYGWEVNGELVGIMGMEPIKDVTLIRHAYVLPEWQGQGIASRLLDYIKRLFTGSRLLVGTWADASRAISFYQKHGFRLMPDKDQLLETYWDIPRRQIETSVVLGIDNTQA